The Bactrocera dorsalis isolate Fly_Bdor chromosome 2, ASM2337382v1, whole genome shotgun sequence region GTATTAAGTGGATTTGTTCTACACGATCTACCACCAAATGCAGGGCAAGAGTACGTACGACAAAAAATTCGCAACTCGAGGTTCTCCATGCTAAACACAATCattcttttatacaaaaaaaatatccacGAAAAATGGAAAAGGATAATAAGTCTACTATCGAACACATATTTCTGCCCAATGTCTCTCCAAATTAGATTCGTTAAAACAAACTGTAGAATAGAAATTAATACGTCTAATATGAGAAAAATTGTTTGCAATCCTTGTGTATTGAAAACTTATAATTCGACGcataaatctttaaaaaaaaaaacgggtatatgtatttgattatagcaaaattgcaataaatgtgaatatattttcaaatttccacGATTGATGGAAAAATTTTGTCATCAAAGccgttaaattttaaatagacaCCCGTCTGTTGTTGTCATTGCATCCGTTATCTTCTCTCATCTCTTACCTGGTCCTCTCTCCAACGAATCCCACCCATCTAACGCCATTCTCCATTtgatccgaccccgtcgaaacaacACGATTTCTGGGCCTCCGATTTGATGATTTCGATGACAATCAATTTGAACTTCCATAACGGAGTTTAGTTAACCGCTACAACTTTGTTTTGTGATTACCAAAGGATAGACAAtgttattgtaatattattaaaCAGTACAGAAGAGTTTAGAAAATGGTTTTGTTTTTCCGATAGATATTTCTAAAAGTAATACATTGATATATTTCAGACAGTTACTGTTTTCTAATATTGGTGAGAAAGAGTTTCAAAAAtagtgaataaataaaaatatatggaaatattttaaggtttattgaaaatagaaaattaattttatttccaaattatTTAATGAGCTTTATCAAAACAATCTTCACACATCCAAACACCACCGGGACACTGTGGACAATACGTGGTGATTTTGGAGAGAGCTGCATGGTTTTTATGTGTTCTCTTCAAGCAAGTAACACACTTTCCGAACATACGGGGCTTACCAATCTTAGTTAAGTGATGGTTATTCCCCGacgttttcaaaattgtttcgcCAGTTTTAATTTCCGAATATGATGACTTAACGACAGGCATACCATCAACTGTATATATCGTCAATGATTTGTATGGCTTTTTATCTgaagtgtttttttgtttcgattgttgatgttgttgtgaCATAAGAACTGGAGAAATCATATTCACAAGCGTTCGCTTTTTAACTGAAaagaaagtaataaatattaataatatggaaaataaatttatcactaGTTGGAAAGTGTTAAagtaaaatacacaaattttattgcagttattttaaattttatttcttgaaaataCGTTGCTGTATGCAAAAATGCACATTAAACCTGTTTGAATATTATGGGGCTACAACTAAGTGGATTTTTTGCAGGATGTGTATGTATATCACGCAGAGAGACTAACATTTTGCCACGGGTTTTTATATTTGCACGACATCGAAATTTTGTATACGCCGAACACCGCCAATGAACCACACAAGTGTTACCGTTCTCCGAATGCATCGAATATGTGTAACCGTTGTAGACTAATTGACCTCTGTAATTATACTTTAGAGGCGTAACAATTCCTGCGTAGGTGTTAGAGTTACAAGATgttgctaaaatataaaaatattgaatattatatgATATGAGTGTAATAAATTTTGGGTATGCAGACACTTTTCAACGTTGCTTAAAATAACtgaatatgtttatattatCATCACACTCtcttaaaaaaacaacagaTTAAGTTTAGtaacgaaaaacaaaattttttatgctttttgcatttatgaaaattattcacagcaCGGATATTGCTATTTAAAACTGCAACTACGCTCCAGCTTTCGTTGCTCATAAACATACTTAAGTGTGCCTTTTTTACGTCGCTCTCGAACGATAGGATGATTGTGGGATTCGTCCACAATCGAAACACGATCTCCGGCAGGATTAGTTCGAACTCTTGCTCTACATCTGTAATtttaaatgtgtgaaaatatataaatgcatacatttcAATGTGAATAATTAAGGTTTATACTGTTTTATACACACTTTAAGGGACGAAATTGAACACAGCGCCAGTAAATTGTGCAACCACGTATTCGGTGTCGTGAATAAGGAAAACCATCCAATACCAGTTGGTAAGTTCCTTTCAAACTTGAACGATAATTCACTCGATTCTGAGCCACATCGTTATCAGAAGGTACTTCGGAAGTTTCGTTATCCCCTAGCCTTGGCGACGTGtctgtaatttatttataactttgttaaatatttgcgttactattttcttattattaaataaGCAACACAATTACtctcaattttataaaatattatatgagtCAAATCTTGGTTGTTTTCAATTTAACccgaatatgtatgtaagtctatATTTTATGTAGATAATATCAATACAACATAAAAACTAGgtgtcaaatttattatttattaacataattGATGTTTCGATGAGCTCATCTCCCGCTTCTTGTTGCACTCGTATGGGCAAGTGATAAGTGCGACGATTTGGTTTTAGTTCAACACTTCCTCTGCTTATATTATAACCTAGACCGTTCCCTCCACCATTGTTAAGTTCAACCATACGGTTTCGTTCAATCatcttttcgattttttctgtATGAGGCGGATGATTATGCAATCCACCAGTTTCAGACTTTAATTTTCCATCTTCCAGCACACAACGGGCACGGCACCGTTCTGATTGTACTTTCTTTGAGTAATTATGGCAACGCCAGTATTCTTTGCTATTTTTCCGACTGTGGCAGTTATACATAAAGTTGCGTAGCACTAGGCAAGGTGTAGCCCAGGGACTGACAATAAACATTAATTCTGTATCTGCAATAAAACAAAtcagaaaatacaaatatttaagtcaaaatatgattttactATATATCAGAAAAATTCTAAGAATTACAATTATGAATATATACCACAGCAACTTATTTTGTATAGGTTTTATTTACCTATtagctttatttaaaatttacagttACAATTAGACCTATATAGAAGTTGGTTTATGCTACCAAAAACACAACATCTTATTCTGGTTGATAATTAGGCCAAACTGTTGTAGCTGCTCGTACTGCCGGTGTCGGGACAAATAACTTATACTCTTTGCCACTTTTCTGTGTACAGATCTCGATGTTGGAAACATTCATGAATTCTTCAAGTTTCGGGTCTTCAGGTTTAATTTCGATAAACTCACTGAGATCTTCCTCTATTTTATATAAAGGCCGTTGACCTATACGTTGTACATGATCTTCATGATTGTGGGAACGTCGTGCAGCAACTAATTTATTCTTTCTCGTAATGACGACAGCTTTGCAACGTAACTTTAACAGATCTACGCACCGCCATGTAGTTTGTCCATTTGCCTGAGTTAACTTCTTGTTGTATATGAATCCATTATAAACTAACTGGGCATATTTTTTCTGACTTCGTATGAATTTCACTTCATCTTCACCTGTGTAACAATGAcaataatattgaattatatgataaaaaaaaggcaatactttcaaaaataataattttataacaatttaggAATGAAAAGACGTTCACAATTTGCAATAGCAATcatttttaatcatttattatagaataagttataaaaactgGCACGCTAAAATAGTactgttcaaaattttaataggCAGCTTGTAATCTTGACGAATGCTttaaaatgtgtgaaatatatgtacattaaacagattaaaattaattaacttaccTGATATCAAGCGAAGGGGCCGTCACTAACCAGATAATTTGGTAAAAACATTAACACTATCTTGAGATTGttgatgtatatttttttttttttttgtgatttattcTAGGACATTGATGGTTTAGGTATAAAGAACTGCAATGAATTACAACTGTCATGAATATAAATGGTTTAAAAATCAAAGCCATGTCGAAATTGGACTTACTATTTAAATGTATACTGACCCCTTTAAATTCAATCCTTTGCGCATCTCTATatgtttcatatatatttaacacGAAATAATGCACATggttgtgtatatttatttaaatgcacgTTTTTATATTACCTTTTTCTAGTTTTTGAACCCAAAAACTACTTACAACAGATTTTTCCAATGCACTGAAATCGGTAGGCACATACGCGTCCTGAGCATTGacaatttatttgtggaaagtAACATCTCGAATGAAGTTAATTTATACCATGTTGTAGAAATTTATCGCAAGAGGATTTATAATAAGTATCATCACAGTATTGTATTACTTTTacgaaaatcatttttattagcAAAACTTATAATTTCtcccaaaaaacacaaaaatcacAACATACATCTAAAAACTCTCTAGGGTTGCCATGGTACATAGAGTTGCTTCGTACAccttagtattattttcaatttcgattattaaaaattattaggggtattctcttgctcttgcaaaaaccggtgcacggtgcaagaattgcagatttacaacagcacaacaacaaacacacgcagaaaaatatttgcaagggctgtaaaatatgtcagaccaaaacccatgtttatttgcgtgcaatgtcgcgcaaaaataaaattgcaaccctgttgtagttgccattttacataatgacatattacgtcgttaaattgttgagaaaggtaaattttaattagattttataatttctatttaaattataaagttttgttacagtttttttttgttaaaaatgtatgcagaaggtgcgccaattcacaatagccaacaacaatagtcatttacaataaattgactgaatcagtcgctcatatgtCAATACATTCttcaatgggtgctctcgtgcccttgtatatttcggtgtagtatttttgcaatctgcaatcttgcaagagcaagagaatacccctattataatCAATGAAGGAACTAAAACAATTACCAACGTACATATGActcgaaaaattaataatatctattttaCATTTCTCTTACGGAGCATCTCGacacgatagaatttatagaatactagctgcattgccgtgcacattgtctgtggagactccacattgctcatagctTACTAGATATAGAATACTACATAGTTTGCCATGTATCGTAACGGgccgtctcgacaggataaaatctatgccttatggtaaactaattagtttgccatatattgtaagcaataagctgccacttcagcagtttgacagcgcagttttcatttctatgaaaatttcgaagaggcaacatatcccatttacacatatgccgacggcattttcatttcggtaacataaaatttagaagagcgaatattaagacgattgtgttgtgttatattataaaaataaaataaagtacattttcaaaataacatttttcaaaagaattgatatttagtttaatattgttaatttacagaataattatggaatgagcgaagtcttaaatttaataaacttatacaagcataaataatcatttctcattttaaatttattattttaattggtatataaaattcatgtcacaattattatatagtagtccaaaaatatgaattcttattttcccagaaatacatttgtaaaaaagggatCTTTACCCTTTTCTTATTATCGTATTATGCCCCagaaaaaaaggatctttatcctttttgtattttcataaaagatttaaacagttcaagagctcaaaacatgcgctacatcagctcgaacctacctaccctgcgCCTTTGCGCAAACGGttattatgttatgataacaaatgcccacatacagatttggcaatggcaatagcaatagatttgacacTTAGTATGCCAtaaattttatcctgtcgagatgccccgcaatagttttttgaaatttaaaacagtAAATGTATCATcgcttctatatacatacatataacattgTCTTTAACACTACTAAGTGTTATTAAATAGTTGAATTAAGTGTCCTGTTTTTATACTTAGCcggaattatttaaatattcttttttgctATGCATATTGCTTACAAATAATAGataacaaaattcaaatttccgaAAATATCGTTACATAGCGTGCTACCGAACACGGTAGGTATAGTCCTTTCGTCTTTCCTCAACCCCTAAAACCAGGTTTGTGAGACAAGAGTCCGTTTGTAAACTGGCAATTTGATGCATTGTATAACCCGAACCAAGTGcctcatatagtattttgaaaaaaaaagcagtcttttttcaaatatttgctatataatagaaatagtggatgaattttttcatttgttaagtcgattttcaggtgaaattagattcatagctttaaaaaaaaccttttacatttttttccctttgtagtgtctaaatcagctgtgataatgttgTAACagatgctgacaagtagatggctcaaaatcagagtcccacagagatttagcgtggatcagtttcaaaccaTGGCTATGTTCGTAAATGCATCATGACGCGCATCATGACGATTGCATAACAAACAGAACGTTCAGAAATGCCAATATTGCAGCACTGCAATAATCAAGCGTTCAAAAAGACAACACTTCTATCATCTGTCACTCAtaatttctatcaaaaaattatttactgcaTTTAACTACGATGTCTTAGGAAAAGTAAgtgcaaaactgttttattttaatttttgtattgaaaattagttaaattatgttaataataattgtatatattattatttttaaatttttagagaaaatcTCAGTAATGCAGAGACACAGTTATTGCTGAGAGTACGGTTGAATATGGAGGACGAGTTTAAATCGGGtagaaggaaaaaaatgtattgtggaAGAAAGTTGTGACCTCGGGAAACggctttattgttttaataaacgatttgtttttaggtatttttctttttaaagacAAACATTTATACCTACACTGACTTCAATActcttatttttcttaaattaaaaaaaaatctatcatTTCTTTGCTCACAAATTTCAGCTAGTGTTAGATTCagcaaaatttacattttagtaTTATACGCGTTCAAAAATGCAAACTGTATCTGCAAATTGTATAAGTATCAAACGTCAAACTTGCAATGTTGCTACTGTTGCTTATGCTGCAAGTCATGATGCATTTACGAACATAGCCCATTTCAatgaaatcttgataaatttttaagattagtaataaattttaaatgtgcTATAAAAATTAGCAATTGAATTAACTTCGTTTGTAAAATGCAACAAGTCATCAGACCATAATTTAATACTTCTGGAAGTTTCGCTTTTATTCCTTTTTCCAGTAATCAACAATTTCACGCAATtcatcataattttttcaacacgAAATTGCCATCCTTTCTGAACGTAAGTTCAAAATTCGTAGTGGCAATTAATATTCACTTTGTTCAGTTCAATTTAAATACCAgcgattttttatcaaaattttcggTTTTGCGTCGATagcaaaatatgcgtatttGTAAGATATGAATCGTGTAGATcctcagtaaaaaaaaattggattaattttaaaattttttacaagtttAGCTTGAACCTCCAACTCAACGTTTATCTCTTCTCTTAATTAATGTCAAAATGACGCAACAGATTCGGCAATAATGTATCGCCGTTGTTTGATAAACAAACAACATCTGACATCAGTTTCAAATTAGAAGTCTTCGCACTGATCCCTTTATATTTGcaccattaattttttaagtacatatttaatataactCAAAGAAATTACTTAAGGGTTAGTTCAATCGGATTTATAGGCATGAAAACCACTATATATAcaagaataaaatttaacatgtattaaatatgtaaatatactaaTCAAGTAATTTCCCATaaagtataattaaaattttaagactTACCACAAATATTTCTTGacattgttatttttaatttccataaTCACTTCAACACTACAATTCTCCTTATAATGTtcactaaattttaaatttttcacaaaatttttgcaCTAGAAAAAAGTTATCACGACCGTTCTAATTCTTCACAAAATCTTGCACTAGATAAGAGTTTAAACCAAACCAGAATCACCACGGTTTAAATTATTCACATACTCTTGCAATAGATAAAACCCGAATTTCGACCGTTGTATCGCCAATTTgacaatacaattttataaataaaatcgaaatctTTGGAAAATACgtttaaaatgtataaatattaaagtatatattttgttgGTGAAAGACCATCTTAACGAAGGCATATTTACGGTTCTAATACGATCCAACCCTCTTTAAGCCGACTTTACGCAACGTGGAAATAAATGTAATTGAACCATGAACTAAATGTTGACTGTACTAAGAACAATTTCAATATGTGGATAAAAACAATACAGAATACTTAGTTAATAGTTCAGTTGCAGTTATACCACTTCCTTACATTCTAGAAACGAAATGTATTTTCAACCAACCTTGTGCGTCACTGTTTCCTTGGTCCGCCACATCCACATATGAGGCATCGGTGAATGACGATTGTTGCTGTTTCACCAAAGCTTTTGATGTTGTTGCATTTACACCACCACCTGAACCTGTTCCAGTTTGTACCGTCGTCGCACCTGCAGGTGTATCGTCATTTTCGGTAAAATAGCTTTCGTCATACCTAAGCTCTCCATAAGAATCATCTTCTACATAAGTGGTTTCATTTTCGCCTCCATCTACATCACCAGCATCTTCTGCATAGTCTGGTTCCGATTTCGTAGGCAACTCTATTGGCAAGTCTATATATTCCGGctcactttgttgttgctgtacttGTGTTTTAGTCTCAGGCGCAGGGGCAGCAACAACAGCTGTTTGCACAGTTATTTGTTGGGATCCGGTCGACACATCAGTTGTATCAAGCGGATCAATTGTACTTTTGGTGCGTTTAATGTGGGGCCCACTTCCAATACTTCGCGCTGGTCGTTTATGCGTAACAACGGTTGTagtggtggcggtggcggtggttGCGATTTGTTGAGGTGCTATATGGGTTTGACTTTGAGTCTGCAAATGTTGTGTTTGCGGTTGAGCAACGACTTGCTGCGCTGCAGGAGCCGCCGTGGTTTGTATGACAATCTGAGTTTGCTTATCATCTCCAGAATCATCAACAGACTCTATTTTAAACGAACGAGAAGTTGATGTTCGTTGGCGGACGCGAGGCGAAGATATCTGTTGAATTTGAGGTGACGGTGTGGAAGGTTCTGCTGGCGATTGCGATGGTGGAGGATCGCTCTATTAAAGAAGAATAGTATTATTATACTATTACATATTACGATACATATTAATGTGGGGAGAAGCACACATTGTCTCAATTTCTGTTTCAACAAGCATCTTCGTATTGCATTCAGTTTCAACTTTCATATTATGGGGTGGGTACAGTTTCGTGcagatacatacacatacacaaacacaaatgTAGGCATTTGGGTTgcatgcatacttacatatatatttatataaaaatggcgcaaaaacaaaagcgtGCCTTGAACATACAGAATATTTTGTGTGCTCTCCATATTTTAATGTTATAAACATTTGTTACTTACATCGGTTAAGCCTTTTATTTGAAGAGCTTCTGCTGTACTAATAAACGCTGGTAAAGCTTCTTGCTTTACGTTTACTTCTCCACAGTACATAAATTGTATAAGATCTTTTAATGCTGTATGAGACACATCCTTGAGAAAAACTAAAGGAATAAATAggtattattattaatacttcCTTCAATAGTGAAATTTTACACTTACCGAAAGCATGTTGATTGGCCGGCATTTGTGTGAACATCTTGCGAAAATAGGGTGAGCATACAGACAAAACTAAACGGTGCGCTTTGACAAATTGCCCTTCCGCCGCTAGCGTCACGTCCACCAGATCACCGCGGCAAAGCGATTCATGAAAACCAGCCGACAAATTACTGTTGAAATTATTCCAACAGAGCGAGAATTGCTCGTCGTCCGCCATGTTGGCTGACACAATACTAGTGAATTCGTCGTCTGATCCGATGTGTTTGCTGACACAAATCGATAAATTTGTGTATGTACCAAGTACTGAAAATTCTAGAAAAcattcattttaaacattacAATCACAAatcaaatattcaattatttcaattcattggcaattacattgtttattcaaaataaaaccagtttttctttaccaaaaaaaactgggaaattatttttgctgcagataaaatttcaatgaatcTGTGGTTCTATCACTAAACTTACAATTGATTACAACTGCTTTCAGTAAACTTGCAGAACTACTCTAACTTTAGATTCACTTTAAACTATTTTCTTTCTAAAATGGAAATCGTagcaacaacagtaataatTTTACGCCAAACACAAACCGTTCTCGGTCAAATTACGAATGAAATCCAATTTCGACCAAACGCTTGGCGTTGTGTGCGTTTCATGGAAGAATTACATTTccgtaattgaaaattttagaagCTTCGTTTTGATTGGTTAACGCAAATATCAGGGTTGCATTGCATGTTGCCAGATTAATATATCTGAATAAATTCTTTAAGCATGtatagaattttaaatattttatgtacaactttctgttttcgtaaatatacacaaatatatagtTAATATAGCATAAAAAAGCACGTATAGGTCTAAAATGGAAATAAtggtaaaaactttttttttgttttgcatttaattttgtcagaaatgaattttgaaacagtatgctaaattttgctaaaatcggTTAAGCATTTTAATAGTTAACCTTAGATATCAAATTAAGCGAGTTTAGTGTTAATGGATTTGAAGAATTCCTCTCAAATCTTCAACGGAGTGAGAGAAAAGCAACtgctattaataaattatatattacaatTATTAATAAGTATGGTTACCGAACAATTTCGAGTAATcaccattaaattttacctcacTAATTTCGAGACTCTGAAATATGTAGTTGATGTGTCACATCCGATATGGAACCGCAATTTTCATTTCCACACATTTAGTTTTGATTtagtattataatttatatttatttaagtcttgtatattaaaaaaaaaattatttaattttaacgtcAGTAAAGGAGGCTTGTATGAAATACATATAGGGAGAAACAAACAATGTATGTATGAGGATCTGTAAGTACGTACTTTTAGTTGAACAATGTATGAAAAAACGACATGATTTTAGCAAAATCATTTCCTTCATTGCAAATAAAACAACGAGACTGTTGTGATAATAAAGAATTTCTTTATGCAAAatagtatttattaaatatttgctcgTTTACGTCCAATAGTATTgtatttacacttttttcttacataagtacataaatacataaacatttttgttaactCTATGTGATTATGTTTATactacaaatgtacatatatgtttgtatatctcCTACCACATACATTGTAtctaaaatattacaaaaatattataaattcttTAACGAGGTGAAAAGTTATGTTCAGGATGAAAATTAGTGAATGTGTATGCATGATAACAATTTAGATGATCGATTTaggaattttcatatattttaaatttgcaaatttgcaaGTGTATGACGTGCTACGTAAAGTTCGGTTCAGAATTTTGAGATAAAgcatttttgctaaaattgaatttttaccaataactttgtgtgtgtatttgtaacaTCTGCATTATTTTTACCTATttctatatacgtatatacatatgcaaaatttaataCTAAAACTTCTTCTTTGGCGCCAGATCCCAGATCGGATTAAGCTTTACGTTTAAGGCCCACCATACAGAGTGTAAAGAATATAACTATCCATACTGACATTACTATGAATCCATTGTACACTTGCCAATTTGTAATTGACCAGCCTTTCTCTATAATGTTTCGTGCTGATATAGATGGGATCGTAAACGGAAAGAATAAAACAATGTCTTGTAGAGATTTCGGCATTCCTTCCAGTGGCCATAGCAGTCCTTGTAATTAAGatagatttaaataattattaatatacatagctatgcatatgcacatacatatatacatatgtaaattttctaCTACTCACCACAAAGAATTATCATTGGATAAAATGCACCAGTGGCCACGAAATTCGCTTCGGTATGCGATTTACAATACACCGATATAAGCAAAcctttaaattgtaattttttttaattttaaaatattacaaaatttacattaacaTATGATAAGTGGGGTTTGCTTACCGAAAAGCATTCCACAAAAGGCTGTCATTGTCAATAGACCAATAAGTGTTGCTGTATCACCTTTGTTGTAAGTGTCAAATACCAATCCAATATACATTATAACCTCAAAAGATTGGAATGCCATTATAATGAGCTGTGTGAGTAGATGCGCCCACAGCATTTCCATGGCGGATACTCCAGCCACCAGTGTGCGATCCCACACACCGTCCATACGCTCCGAAATGAAAACGGCGGCCGTCATCAATGTAGCCAAAAAGAACACCATACTGACCAAACAaagaaatttatgtataattagTAATTAGCAATGTTGCACCGAAatgtttcagttttttcgaattGACAAATAAAGCCTAGGGACTTACGTCATGACAACACCAGGCGCTACATATTGCTGAAATTCAATATCAAACGAACCGTAAACGGGTTCCTGAAATTGTATAGGAATATTTCCCAAGCCAGCTGGTAGATTGCAATCAGCTAACACGTTTTTCACAAAAGAACCAAAACTATCACGTAATTTGCGTTCAATAAAGTATCCAATTTGTTGATCTTTCatatagtaaaataatttaaaaaatgaaagaaaaaaatcaggAATTATTTATCAGGCATagtaaaattgtcaaaatagagtgaacaaaaataatgtttttaaaagAGCATCCATTCTTTATAAactaattttctttataaactGAAGTTAACTAAATACGAgctttgtttatatgtatgtatgtattcagaGTTGAGTCTGCTGAAAGCTATTTACCTGTCATATCAATGTGAACACTAAGCACGGAGTTTTCCACTGCGCCGTCATCCGCGTAACGTCCCTCCTCCATTCGCACTCTCATTGATTCGGAGAAATTGCTGGGGAACATGATATAACCGAGGACTTCAGTGCGCTTGGCTGCATTATAAGCTTCTTCCTCTGTTTTGTAGTATACCTGGGcaaatattgatatatgtatgcatttgtatgttaatagctttttatttttgataatactatttttatatgtatttagctaattttccaacttttttttgaagtttaacaaaaatataggtaaataCATACTCTCTCAGCGATG contains the following coding sequences:
- the LOC105222830 gene encoding modifier of mdg4 isoform X18; translated protein: MADDEQFSLCWNNFNSNLSAGFHESLCRGDLVDVTLAAEGQFVKAHRLVLSVCSPYFRKMFTQMPANQHAFVFLKDVSHTALKDLIQFMYCGEVNVKQEALPAFISTAEALQIKGLTDSDPPPSQSPAEPSTPSPQIQQISSPRVRQRTSTSRSFKIESVDDSGDDKQTQIVIQTTAAPAAQQVVAQPQTQHLQTQSQTHIAPQQIATTATATTTTVVTHKRPARSIGSGPHIKRTKSTIDPLDTTDVSTGSQQITVQTAVVAAPAPETKTQVQQQQSEPEYIDLPIELPTKSEPDYAEDAGDVDGGENETTYVEDDSYGELRYDESYFTENDDTPAGATTVQTGTGSGGGVNATTSKALVKQQQSSFTDASYVDVADQGNSDAQVVLITEGSDICAIQSIRYVLGQRGARKMICDGYSYICAKKVKSRKYWICAKQRSRNCKARLITDVNEEEFSVRNVEHNHPPERVFSGSSSNHNEGEITN